A segment of the Bacillus pseudomycoides genome:
TTTTATCAAGCCATTCTTCTATTCTTACGAAGGCTTGGGAAACATTACTTTACTATGGCCCTGCCTTTACACTATTTTGCTTATATCTATATGTTATTTTATTATTCTTACGCATAATAAACAGAGAAAAACCCCGTTCATCTTAACGGGGTTTGAAACTTTTCTTTTAAAGCACGCTCTACAGTAGGAGGGACAAGACCAGCTACATTCCCACCATAACGAGCCACTTCCTTCACAATGCTTGAACTTAAAAATGAATATTGATTGTTTGTCATAATAAAAAAGGTTTCAATATTCTCATCCAATTTACGATTCATCGATGTAATTTGCATCTCATATTCAAAATCAGAAACGGCACGTAAACCACGCAAAATCGCGTTTGCATTACGCATCTTTGCATATTCAACTAACAATCCACTATGCGAATCAACTTTTACGTTTGGAATATCTTTTGTCGCTTCTCGGATTAACTCTAGGCGCTCTTCTACTGAAAAGAACGGTTTCTTAGAAGAATTATTTAAAACGACAACATAAACTTCATCAAACACCTTTGCGCCCCTTTTAATAATATCCAAATGTCCAAGAGTTATTGGATCAAAACTCCCTGAAGAAATTGCTATACTTGTCATTCGGTCCCCTCACCTTCATACTTATAAATCGAAATCGCCGTAATACCATAATTTTCTGCTCTTACCTTTACAAGCTCCCCTATTATCTCAGGTAAGACTACATCATCCCCATGTTCTGCCATAATCAATCCATCTTTATTCAATAATCCATGTTGATCCATGACACTAATTAATGAAATAATCTTTTGATCTTTGTATGGTGGATCTAGCAGTATAAGGTCAAATGATAATTCGCGTTTAATTAGCGCCTTTACAGCACGCTCTGCATCATTTCTATACACTTCAGCTTGATCATGCATTCTGCAGCTTTCTAAATTTTGATGAATCACCTTGACCGCTTTATTATCTCGATCAACAAAAATTGCTTTGTCAATTCCTCTGCTAAGCGCTTCAATCCCAAGCCCTCCGCTACCTCCAAACAAATCGAGGGCAATCCCTCCTTCGAAATAAGGGCCAATCATATTAAAGATGGCTTCTTTTACTTTATCTGTTGTCGGTCGCGTTGTATTACCTGGCACAGCCTTAAGCGGATGCCCTTTACATTTTCCAGAAACTACTCTCATTCGCTGTCACTACCTTTATTTCAATCTATCGAGCGATTATTCACGTGAGTAACCGCTATCAATCCCCACTGTTTTCTGGGTATTTTTCTACTACAGGATAACCGAATCAGCTACCTATTAAAAGAAAAAACAATTTATTTCTTTTAATAGGTAGCATGATAACTTTTCCGTATTCCATATGTACATTCATCTCATTATTCATGAATAAGATCCCCTCTACTAACACAGGGTTCCCTTTATCTTTTTTATCCTATCATAAAATAAAAAAAAGAAAAATAAAAAGCCTACGATAATTTTTAAATTCATTATGTATATCTTCATTTAGATTGGACATAAATAAATATAACAACATCACCTTCGATGTTGTTGCCAACCGCGGAGAAGACTTACGTTTCCCCATAAGTTCTTCCTCCGGTTTCTCCTCTCCCTTTGCCTTCTTACTAGTACATACTAGTATAAGAAGGGCCCTGCTTTGCAGGGTTTTTTTCTTTGCCTGCTTTTCATTTTAAAACTGAAATGATACAGTAAAAGAAAGAGGAGGAAATAATATGATTCAACGTTTTATTGAACTAGGAGAAGGCTACTCCGATTTATATGAATTACTTGAAATTGCAAAAACACATAAAGATCGTGTATCTCACATGTTACAATTCGAAACTTTAAAAAACGATAAAAAGGTATGCTCATTTGTTGTTGTTCTTAAACCAACAGTGGTTGGTGATTTCCAACCGTTATACATATGCCGCGAAGGGATTCCCATGCTTGAAAATAAAAAAAGCAAACGAATCATTTTATTCGAAGAAACGGCTGAACAAATCGGGAAAAACGTTACTTCTTTTACCGTAAAACCTTCTACAATTTTCCCAGAAAAAGAATTATATTTTAATCACCTTATCGGCATTTTACGAATGAATCATTTCATTCCTCCAATGCAATAGCAATTTTGATACTCATTGTATTTTGATCAACATAAAGAAGACCCCCACCAAATTAGTGGGGGGTCTTTCTCTTTAACTATAGTCGTATTCTTTCGCGCGATCTGGACGTGAATTTTCAAATTCCGTTTTAAGAAACGGGCGATATGATTGCTCAATTTTTTTCACAAAAGGAAGTTTATTTAGTTTTTGCATCATATACTCTATTTGTTCCATATCACAATATACGACGGCATATTTCAACCGCTTTGATATGTAATGTATATTACCATATTTCCTTAAAATCTTGGCATGTTTCAATGAATGTAAATAAACAATCATACTTTGTCGTTGCCCGAACATAAT
Coding sequences within it:
- the rsmD gene encoding 16S rRNA (guanine(966)-N(2))-methyltransferase RsmD; this encodes MRVVSGKCKGHPLKAVPGNTTRPTTDKVKEAIFNMIGPYFEGGIALDLFGGSGGLGIEALSRGIDKAIFVDRDNKAVKVIHQNLESCRMHDQAEVYRNDAERAVKALIKRELSFDLILLDPPYKDQKIISLISVMDQHGLLNKDGLIMAEHGDDVVLPEIIGELVKVRAENYGITAISIYKYEGEGTE
- a CDS encoding YlbG family protein, which gives rise to MFGQRQSMIVYLHSLKHAKILRKYGNIHYISKRLKYAVVYCDMEQIEYMMQKLNKLPFVKKIEQSYRPFLKTEFENSRPDRAKEYDYS
- a CDS encoding methylthioribose kinase; amino-acid sequence: MIQRFIELGEGYSDLYELLEIAKTHKDRVSHMLQFETLKNDKKVCSFVVVLKPTVVGDFQPLYICREGIPMLENKKSKRIILFEETAEQIGKNVTSFTVKPSTIFPEKELYFNHLIGILRMNHFIPPMQ
- the coaD gene encoding pantetheine-phosphate adenylyltransferase, whose amino-acid sequence is MTSIAISSGSFDPITLGHLDIIKRGAKVFDEVYVVVLNNSSKKPFFSVEERLELIREATKDIPNVKVDSHSGLLVEYAKMRNANAILRGLRAVSDFEYEMQITSMNRKLDENIETFFIMTNNQYSFLSSSIVKEVARYGGNVAGLVPPTVERALKEKFQTPLR